A DNA window from Mucilaginibacter xinganensis contains the following coding sequences:
- a CDS encoding gluconate 2-dehydrogenase subunit 3 family protein, protein MNRRDSLKAIGFGTLSTGLLLDACKPKDNKLAEDSTENATPAATEAGRQPFEVERDKKLNAEKFFNDHEMATITVLGDIIIPKDARSGSASDAKVPAFIEFIVKDMPEHQTPMRGGLRWLDMQCLNRYGKTFVDAGSAQQIDMVKQIAYPKKATPEMAQGVSFFNRMRDLTASGFYTTKMGIEDLGYVGNAPGKWDGVPADVLKQYKIEDPWGNKW, encoded by the coding sequence ATGAACAGACGCGACTCATTAAAAGCTATAGGTTTCGGCACACTTTCAACAGGATTACTACTCGATGCCTGCAAACCGAAAGATAACAAATTAGCCGAAGACAGCACAGAAAATGCCACCCCGGCTGCGACAGAGGCGGGACGCCAGCCCTTTGAGGTTGAACGCGATAAAAAGCTGAACGCCGAAAAGTTTTTTAACGACCATGAAATGGCTACCATTACCGTGCTTGGCGATATCATTATTCCAAAAGATGCGCGTTCTGGCAGTGCTTCAGATGCAAAGGTGCCGGCCTTTATAGAATTTATTGTGAAGGACATGCCCGAGCACCAGACCCCCATGCGCGGCGGACTTCGCTGGCTGGATATGCAGTGCCTTAACCGCTACGGCAAAACGTTTGTTGATGCCGGCAGTGCCCAGCAAATAGACATGGTTAAACAAATTGCCTATCCTAAAAAAGCAACCCCCGAAATGGCACAAGGCGTATCCTTCTTTAACCGTATGCGTGACCTCACGGCTTCAGGCTTTTATACTACCAAAATGGGAATAGAAGACCTGGGCTATGTAGGCAACGCGCCCGGTAAATGGGACGGTGTGCCTGCCGATGTGCTGAAACAATATAAAATAGAAGACCCCTGGGGTAATAAATGGTAA
- a CDS encoding LemA family protein: MKNLLIVLGVIIVICLFGSCSYNGMVTKQENVKAKWGDVQSNYQRRSDLIPNLVATVKGAANFEKSTLVEVTKARAKATSIQVDPTKLTPETIQKYQAAQGQLSTALGRLLVASENYPDLKSNSNFSSLQASLEGTENRINVSRRDFNAAVQEYNTTIRSFPAVIVAKMFGFNENGSFTADPESQKAPKVTF; the protein is encoded by the coding sequence ATGAAAAATCTATTAATAGTATTAGGCGTCATCATTGTGATTTGCCTGTTTGGCTCATGCAGCTACAATGGCATGGTAACAAAGCAGGAGAACGTAAAAGCCAAATGGGGCGATGTACAGTCGAATTATCAGCGCCGTTCAGATCTGATCCCAAATCTGGTTGCTACCGTTAAGGGGGCAGCTAACTTTGAAAAAAGCACACTGGTTGAAGTTACCAAAGCCCGTGCAAAAGCAACCTCCATACAAGTTGATCCTACGAAATTAACACCTGAAACCATTCAGAAATACCAGGCCGCACAGGGCCAGTTAAGTACTGCACTGGGCCGTTTGCTGGTTGCATCAGAAAACTACCCCGACCTGAAATCGAACAGTAATTTCAGTAGTCTGCAGGCCTCGCTTGAGGGGACCGAAAACCGGATCAATGTTTCCCGCCGTGACTTTAATGCCGCTGTACAGGAATACAATACAACAATCCGCTCGTTCCCGGCTGTTATAGTTGCCAAAATGTTTGGCTTTAATGAAAATGGAAGCTTTACAGCAGATCCGGAATCGCAAAAGGCGCCAAAAGTTACATTTTAA
- a CDS encoding TPM domain-containing protein, which produces MALFNEEEQQRIRTAIENAEKHTSGQMRVCIEKTCTEEVLDRAAKYFHQLDMHKTKLRNGVLIYVATVDRKFAIIGDAGINKAVPANFWDDTKEKMLENFKYGNLVEGIVTGINIAGDHLREFFPYQSGGSNELSNDVAFMDGE; this is translated from the coding sequence ATGGCCCTATTTAACGAAGAAGAGCAACAGCGGATCCGCACCGCAATTGAAAATGCCGAAAAGCATACATCGGGGCAGATGCGGGTTTGCATCGAGAAAACATGCACCGAAGAGGTGCTTGATCGTGCAGCCAAATACTTTCACCAGCTGGATATGCACAAAACCAAGTTGCGCAACGGCGTGCTTATTTATGTGGCTACGGTTGACCGCAAGTTTGCCATTATCGGCGATGCTGGCATAAATAAAGCTGTCCCGGCCAATTTTTGGGATGATACCAAAGAAAAAATGCTGGAGAACTTTAAGTATGGCAACCTGGTTGAAGGAATTGTTACCGGTATTAATATTGCGGGCGATCATCTCCGGGAGTTTTTTCCTTATCAGTCTGGCGGCAGCAATGAACTATCAAACGATGTAGCCTTTATGGACGGCGAATAA
- a CDS encoding TPM domain-containing protein, producing the protein MLKKLILFINLLLVGFIAIGQDLPPKSNTLVTDFTKTTLNDEQRGLLERKLVQFSDSTSTQIAVVIIKSVGDYDINDYGQRLGRAWGIGEKGKNNGVLVLVALTDRKVAIATGYGAEGAVPDVVTNQIIQNNILPRFKQGDYYAGLDEGTTQIMKYMKGEYKASKKSAKVDDGGGFPAGIVVIIVIVILIIVFRKRGGGGGHIIGGRGGASPFWWFLGGTMLGRGSGGWGGFSGGDGGSSGSDSGGGFGGFGGGDFGGGGSSGSW; encoded by the coding sequence ATGTTAAAAAAACTCATTTTATTTATTAACCTGCTGCTGGTTGGTTTTATAGCCATCGGGCAGGATCTGCCACCAAAATCAAACACGTTAGTTACCGATTTTACTAAAACCACGCTTAACGACGAGCAGCGTGGGCTGCTTGAGCGTAAACTGGTACAGTTTAGCGATTCTACCTCAACCCAAATAGCGGTGGTCATCATTAAGTCGGTTGGCGACTATGACATTAATGATTATGGGCAAAGGCTCGGTCGTGCATGGGGAATAGGCGAAAAAGGCAAAAATAACGGGGTCCTGGTATTGGTTGCGCTCACAGACCGTAAGGTGGCTATTGCAACAGGATACGGTGCAGAAGGCGCGGTGCCGGATGTAGTTACCAATCAAATTATCCAGAATAATATACTGCCGCGATTTAAACAGGGAGATTACTATGCGGGCCTTGACGAGGGCACCACCCAGATCATGAAATACATGAAGGGCGAATATAAAGCAAGTAAAAAATCTGCTAAGGTTGATGATGGCGGTGGCTTTCCTGCTGGGATTGTTGTAATTATTGTAATTGTGATATTGATTATAGTGTTCCGCAAGCGCGGCGGCGGTGGCGGCCACATTATTGGCGGCAGGGGCGGCGCAAGCCCGTTCTGGTGGTTTCTTGGCGGCACCATGCTTGGCAGGGGTAGCGGCGGCTGGGGAGGCTTCTCGGGCGGCGACGGCGGATCAAGCGGCAGTGACAGCGGCGGCGGCTTCGGCGGGTTTGGCGGCGGCGATTTCGGCGGCGGCGGATCAAGCGGGAGCTGGTAG
- a CDS encoding heme-binding protein, whose amino-acid sequence MTENAHPLLKGFVRLSGSVAEVANKLGPLAGLEGTWHGTDGWNMIAVPSQNHGTAGFTLLVQNYSETITFTAIGAPVPNRGGATEQFITGLTYELTVTDNTTQGILHIENGMWLNMADVQIQPDGPVKAAAPMPFTIARMASIPHGDVVMALGNATTTSGGFSIPDINALPVELGRPDLGYLDPYKIIQQFPQFSARNPNLMLQKAIQNQKIGNVTTIQVDTNNQGGNISNIPFIHEHVNASRFFSTFWIEDVSMNGVNFKQLQYSQQADLDFLPKFHAPGLIMWPHVNVNTLRKQ is encoded by the coding sequence ATGACAGAAAATGCACACCCTTTATTAAAAGGTTTCGTACGCCTAAGCGGCTCCGTAGCCGAAGTAGCAAACAAACTTGGTCCGCTTGCAGGCCTGGAAGGAACCTGGCACGGCACCGATGGCTGGAACATGATCGCCGTTCCCTCGCAAAATCACGGCACGGCTGGTTTTACACTACTGGTACAAAATTATTCAGAAACAATAACCTTTACGGCAATTGGCGCACCCGTACCTAACCGTGGCGGCGCAACGGAACAATTTATCACGGGGCTCACGTATGAGCTCACCGTTACTGATAATACTACCCAGGGTATATTGCATATTGAAAACGGTATGTGGTTAAATATGGCCGATGTGCAAATTCAGCCCGACGGGCCTGTGAAAGCGGCTGCTCCAATGCCGTTTACCATTGCAAGGATGGCGAGTATTCCTCATGGTGATGTTGTAATGGCGCTGGGCAATGCAACAACCACGAGCGGCGGCTTTTCTATTCCTGATATCAATGCACTGCCGGTTGAGCTTGGACGGCCTGATTTGGGATATCTTGACCCTTATAAGATCATTCAGCAATTTCCGCAGTTTAGCGCGCGCAACCCCAATTTAATGCTGCAAAAAGCGATACAAAATCAAAAGATAGGTAATGTAACCACCATTCAGGTTGATACCAATAACCAGGGCGGGAATATTTCGAACATCCCTTTTATTCATGAGCATGTGAATGCATCGAGGTTCTTTTCAACCTTCTGGATAGAGGATGTATCCATGAACGGGGTTAATTTTAAACAGCTGCAATATTCACAGCAGGCCGATCTTGATTTTCTGCCGAAATTCCACGCGCCGGGCTTAATTATGTGGCCCCATGTAAATGTGAATACCCTGCGGAAACAATAG
- a CDS encoding NUDIX hydrolase, protein MHDELKWKKLSSHYLHKGPWATLRSDRCEMPDGRVVEDYYVLEYPNWVNAVALTEDNKVVMVYQYRHAAGIVSLEIPGGVIEAGETAEDALRRELLEETGYAFDSFELLCEVYANPSTANNKTSCFLARNGKKVQEQQFDDHEDLIVETFTIDEIKQLLADNKIAQALHCTGLFYALQKLKD, encoded by the coding sequence ATGCACGATGAACTGAAATGGAAAAAGCTTTCCTCCCATTATCTACATAAAGGGCCATGGGCCACACTTCGCTCCGATCGTTGCGAAATGCCCGATGGGCGCGTTGTTGAAGATTATTATGTTTTGGAATACCCCAACTGGGTAAATGCCGTTGCACTAACCGAAGATAATAAGGTGGTGATGGTATATCAGTACCGCCACGCCGCAGGTATTGTTTCGCTCGAAATTCCCGGGGGCGTTATTGAGGCTGGTGAAACTGCTGAAGATGCCTTGCGCCGCGAGTTATTGGAAGAAACCGGTTACGCGTTTGATAGCTTTGAGCTATTGTGCGAAGTTTATGCCAACCCATCTACCGCCAACAATAAAACCTCGTGTTTCCTGGCGCGGAACGGGAAAAAGGTGCAGGAACAACAATTTGATGATCATGAAGACCTTATTGTTGAAACTTTCACTATTGATGAAATTAAGCAACTGCTGGCAGATAATAAAATAGCCCAGGCACTACATTGTACCGGGCTATTTTATGCGCTGCAGAAGCTCAAAGATTAA
- a CDS encoding NHL repeat-containing protein — translation MKTPYFRKVFLPALFLSVLVLAVSCKKTSTTTTTDTGTAPTVTTAGLIINLTSTTAQSGGTISDVGNSSITANGVCYSSTNKTPTITDSKTSETVSTSGTIPINFTSNITGLTAGTTYYLRAYASNSGGTAYGSVVQFTTSTGLGAVVTAVTTLAGNGTVGYADGTGLSAMFNNPSGIAADASGKIYVADTYNNRIRAVTAAGLTTTLAGTGVIGYADGSALAAEFYGPNGMAVDAQGNVYVADFGNNVIRKITAAGVASTLAGNGTAGFVNGTGTAATFNNPAGIAVDASGNVYVADHGNNAIRKITAAGVVTTLAGVKTAGYVNATGTAAAFDHPNGVAADAAGNVYVADQGNSAIRKITSAGVVTTIAGGPTQTDLINYPAGIALDAAGNIYIADEGGRIMECTTANVLYILAGTLNVSGFVNGTGTSALFNSPQAITVDANNNIYVADQNNNCIRKLTVTRTP, via the coding sequence ATGAAAACCCCCTATTTCCGCAAAGTATTTTTGCCTGCATTATTCTTGTCTGTTTTAGTTTTAGCGGTAAGCTGTAAAAAAACCAGCACCACCACCACTACCGACACAGGGACCGCACCAACGGTTACAACGGCCGGGCTCATCATCAACCTTACGTCAACCACGGCGCAAAGTGGCGGAACAATTTCTGATGTGGGCAACAGTTCAATAACGGCGAACGGTGTTTGTTACAGCTCAACCAACAAAACGCCTACCATAACCGATAGCAAAACATCAGAAACAGTAAGCACCAGCGGCACTATACCTATTAATTTTACAAGTAACATTACGGGCTTAACAGCGGGTACCACTTATTATTTACGCGCTTACGCCAGCAACAGCGGCGGCACTGCTTACGGCAGTGTTGTGCAATTTACTACCAGCACGGGCCTGGGCGCAGTGGTTACTGCTGTAACTACGCTGGCAGGAAACGGAACGGTTGGCTATGCGGATGGAACAGGATTAAGCGCAATGTTTAATAATCCCAGCGGGATTGCTGCGGATGCTTCAGGGAAGATTTATGTAGCCGATACCTATAATAACCGCATTCGCGCGGTTACCGCTGCCGGCTTAACCACAACCCTGGCAGGAACAGGGGTAATTGGCTATGCCGACGGCAGTGCACTTGCCGCTGAGTTTTACGGACCTAACGGAATGGCTGTTGACGCACAAGGCAACGTGTATGTGGCTGATTTCGGTAATAACGTTATCCGAAAGATAACAGCAGCAGGCGTGGCCAGTACACTTGCCGGTAATGGCACTGCCGGGTTTGTAAACGGCACAGGTACAGCAGCAACGTTCAACAATCCTGCGGGCATTGCAGTGGATGCATCCGGCAACGTTTACGTGGCCGACCATGGCAACAATGCCATTCGCAAAATAACCGCTGCAGGCGTAGTAACCACCCTTGCGGGCGTTAAAACAGCCGGCTATGTGAATGCAACGGGCACGGCTGCAGCTTTTGATCATCCTAACGGCGTGGCAGCAGACGCCGCCGGAAACGTATATGTGGCCGACCAGGGAAATTCAGCTATTCGTAAAATCACTTCGGCTGGCGTGGTGACAACCATAGCAGGCGGCCCGACACAAACCGACCTGATCAACTATCCCGCTGGTATTGCGCTTGACGCTGCCGGCAATATTTATATTGCTGATGAAGGCGGCCGCATTATGGAATGTACCACAGCCAATGTGCTTTATATCCTTGCAGGTACGTTAAATGTTTCTGGCTTTGTAAACGGTACCGGAACAAGCGCCCTGTTCAATAGCCCGCAGGCTATTACTGTTGATGCTAATAACAACATTTACGTTGCCGACCAGAACAATAACTGCATCCGCAAATTAACAGTAACCCGCACACCATAG
- the rplS gene encoding 50S ribosomal protein L19: protein MDLVKFVEEQSVVVRQLPSFKAGDTVSVHYKIREGNKERIQVYQGVVIQRNSTGNTETFTVRKVSNGIGVERIFPITSPNIDKIEVNSHGKVRRAKLYYLRALTGKAARIKSKRV, encoded by the coding sequence ATGGATTTAGTAAAATTTGTTGAAGAACAATCAGTAGTAGTAAGACAACTTCCGAGCTTTAAAGCTGGTGATACGGTAAGTGTGCATTATAAAATCAGAGAAGGAAATAAAGAACGTATCCAGGTTTACCAGGGTGTTGTTATACAACGCAACAGTACCGGGAACACCGAAACTTTTACCGTTCGTAAAGTATCAAACGGAATTGGTGTTGAGCGTATTTTCCCTATCACCTCACCAAACATTGATAAAATAGAAGTAAACAGCCACGGTAAAGTACGTCGTGCTAAACTTTACTACTTACGTGCGCTTACAGGTAAAGCAGCCCGTATCAAATCAAAAAGAGTTTAA
- the trmD gene encoding tRNA (guanosine(37)-N1)-methyltransferase TrmD: MRFDIISVLPGLLESPFAHSILQRAQKKGVAEIVVHNLRDYSTSKQKSVDDYPYGGGSGMVMTIQPFADCIEKLKAEREYDEIIFMSPDGETLNQPIANQLSIKQNIIILCGHYKGIDQRIRDIFVTREISIGDYVLSGGELPAAVLVDAVVRLIPGVLSDETSALSDSFQDGLLDAPVYTRPAEWNGYKVPDILLSGNTPEIEKWRFEQAVERTRLRRPDLLDE; encoded by the coding sequence ATGCGTTTTGATATCATCTCTGTTTTACCCGGCCTGCTCGAAAGCCCATTTGCACATTCAATATTGCAGCGTGCGCAAAAAAAGGGGGTTGCCGAAATTGTTGTACATAACCTGCGCGACTATTCCACGAGCAAGCAAAAAAGCGTTGATGACTATCCCTACGGCGGCGGCAGCGGCATGGTGATGACCATACAACCCTTTGCTGACTGTATAGAAAAACTAAAGGCCGAGCGGGAATACGACGAGATTATTTTTATGTCGCCCGACGGAGAAACGCTGAACCAGCCGATAGCCAATCAGCTTTCTATCAAGCAGAACATCATCATCCTTTGCGGCCACTATAAAGGCATTGATCAGCGGATCCGCGATATTTTTGTTACCCGCGAAATCTCAATTGGTGATTATGTATTATCAGGAGGGGAATTGCCGGCTGCCGTTTTGGTTGATGCCGTGGTTAGGCTCATCCCGGGTGTGCTTTCAGACGAAACGTCCGCCCTGTCAGATTCTTTCCAGGACGGCTTGCTGGATGCCCCGGTTTATACGCGGCCTGCCGAATGGAATGGATACAAGGTGCCTGATATCCTGCTAAGCGGCAATACGCCCGAAATTGAAAAGTGGCGCTTTGAACAGGCGGTGGAGCGTACCCGGCTCAGGCGCCCAGACCTGCTGGATGAATAA
- a CDS encoding VOC family protein has protein sequence MENNPTADFETAIRPTLSVSNGAAAVEFYKKAFNADELMRVEAPDGAIVAELSINGARFFVADGAGAEHPTPEKAASIPIRMGLIVANPDAFAASAIAAGATEVYPVADQDYGYRLGHVIDPFGHHWEIGRPL, from the coding sequence ATGGAAAATAACCCCACAGCAGATTTTGAAACCGCCATCAGGCCTACGCTGTCCGTTAGCAATGGCGCTGCAGCAGTTGAGTTTTACAAGAAAGCCTTTAACGCCGACGAGTTGATGCGGGTTGAAGCCCCGGATGGCGCTATCGTAGCTGAACTATCCATTAACGGCGCACGTTTTTTTGTTGCCGATGGGGCAGGGGCGGAGCATCCCACGCCGGAGAAGGCGGCCAGCATTCCTATCCGGATGGGGCTGATCGTTGCCAATCCCGATGCATTTGCGGCAAGCGCTATTGCGGCCGGCGCCACAGAGGTTTATCCGGTTGCCGACCAGGATTATGGTTACCGGCTGGGTCATGTTATTGACCCCTTCGGCCACCATTGGGAAATTGGCAGGCCGTTGTAA
- a CDS encoding VOC family protein: METKTAFVPQLIIPKGVTDIGFYARAFNAVELWCLKNDDGSVHVAAFAVDGALFHLHEQMRPGAFSPGTHNGTTVTLGLMVDDVRAVVSKALEAGAAITSPVQDYDYGYRQCEFTDPFGHQWLIEKILDPDILTKGNYGK, encoded by the coding sequence ATGGAAACAAAAACAGCCTTTGTACCGCAGTTAATTATCCCCAAGGGGGTAACTGATATCGGCTTTTACGCCAGGGCTTTTAACGCAGTTGAACTCTGGTGCCTCAAAAACGATGATGGCTCGGTACATGTAGCCGCATTCGCCGTAGATGGGGCGTTGTTCCACCTGCACGAGCAGATGCGCCCCGGCGCCTTCAGCCCCGGCACACACAACGGCACAACAGTAACCTTGGGCCTTATGGTTGATGACGTGCGCGCCGTTGTCTCAAAAGCTCTTGAAGCAGGCGCTGCAATCACGTCGCCTGTGCAGGATTATGACTACGGTTACCGCCAGTGCGAATTTACTGATCCCTTTGGGCACCAATGGCTGATAGAAAAAATTCTTGACCCCGACATCTTAACAAAAGGAAATTATGGAAAATAA
- a CDS encoding helix-turn-helix transcriptional regulator: protein MKNNIRVERAIKNITQGELAEAVGVSRQTINTIESNKYVPSTVLALKIAKVFNKPLEEVFILEEGD, encoded by the coding sequence ATGAAAAACAACATCCGCGTTGAACGCGCTATAAAAAATATAACCCAGGGTGAGCTTGCTGAAGCGGTGGGTGTTTCGCGGCAAACTATAAATACCATCGAAAGCAATAAATACGTACCTTCAACTGTGCTTGCATTAAAAATTGCAAAAGTTTTTAACAAACCGCTCGAAGAAGTGTTTATACTGGAAGAGGGAGACTAA
- the rimM gene encoding ribosome maturation factor RimM (Essential for efficient processing of 16S rRNA): protein MTTDDCFRIGSTIKTKGLKGELHIYTDFDGLEDIRFNTLFIEIAGKLVPYFVSSIKYLQKNAAYLVLEDVDTIEKAALLAKKDLYLPNKLKPKKKKQEFTLMDLKGFTAIDDNEGELGVITDIHEYPQQLIATLTYKNCEVLFPLNEEVVKGIDVVKEIVRVDLPDGLLDIYLD from the coding sequence ATGACAACCGACGATTGTTTCAGAATAGGCAGCACCATAAAGACAAAAGGATTGAAGGGCGAACTGCACATTTATACCGATTTTGACGGACTGGAAGACATCAGGTTCAATACCCTTTTTATTGAAATAGCCGGCAAGCTGGTTCCTTATTTTGTAAGCTCGATAAAGTACCTTCAAAAAAATGCCGCCTACCTGGTGCTGGAAGATGTGGACACCATTGAAAAGGCAGCATTGCTGGCGAAAAAGGACCTCTACCTCCCCAATAAACTAAAGCCAAAAAAGAAAAAACAGGAATTTACCCTGATGGACCTGAAGGGCTTTACCGCTATTGATGACAATGAAGGCGAACTGGGTGTAATAACCGATATTCATGAATACCCGCAGCAGTTAATAGCCACACTTACGTATAAGAATTGCGAAGTGCTTTTCCCGCTGAACGAAGAAGTGGTTAAAGGCATTGATGTGGTAAAGGAAATAGTCAGGGTTGACCTCCCTGATGGCTTACTGGACATTTACCTGGATTAA
- a CDS encoding 30S ribosomal protein S16 has protein sequence MATKIRLQRHGKKGKPFYYIVVADARAPRDGRFIERLGSYNPNTNPATIDINFDKTLDWVNSGAQPTDTCRAILSYKGVLYKKHLQGGLKKGALTEEQVEAKFQQWLDTKDGKITGKKSTLVSAKDEARKTALAAEAKKKEAKAAAIAAKNTPEVEEVEAPAEEEGEVSAEPEASAEAESAE, from the coding sequence ATGGCAACCAAAATCAGATTGCAAAGACACGGTAAAAAAGGAAAACCTTTTTATTATATCGTAGTAGCCGATGCGCGCGCGCCGCGTGACGGACGTTTTATTGAGCGTTTAGGCTCATACAACCCAAATACAAACCCTGCAACTATCGACATTAACTTCGATAAAACCCTTGATTGGGTTAACAGTGGCGCACAACCAACAGATACTTGCCGTGCGATTTTATCGTACAAAGGTGTTTTATACAAAAAACACTTACAGGGTGGTCTTAAAAAAGGTGCATTAACCGAAGAGCAGGTTGAAGCAAAATTCCAGCAATGGCTTGATACCAAAGATGGAAAAATCACAGGTAAAAAATCAACTTTAGTATCAGCAAAAGACGAAGCACGTAAAACTGCTCTGGCTGCCGAAGCTAAGAAGAAAGAGGCTAAAGCTGCTGCAATTGCTGCAAAAAACACCCCTGAAGTTGAAGAAGTTGAAGCTCCTGCCGAAGAAGAAGGCGAAGTTTCTGCTGAGCCTGAAGCATCTGCTGAAGCTGAAAGCGCTGAGTAA
- a CDS encoding PAS domain S-box protein yields MPDLLLRELGFLFDDNPHPMWVFEIASLKILKVNKAATSRYGYAEKEFLALTLRDLLGPDSLEGFDSYPLENNLAKSNLNEVIHTGTWKHKCKSGEFIFTEITSHGIKFKGLDCRIVVAGDVSEKLRYKEEAKIREQELVWTKNSLEALINNTEDQIWSVDKETRYVYMNRAYREKIDHLTGVEPKEGDFSYLHGGYNSERIERWKHYYQRALSGEIYTITDGFTDPVTQEALSFEVSFNPIYNTGEEITGVGCFARNITERLKIEKAIIDQNERLRHIASLTSHELRRPVASMLGLIAIMDKANFFNPDNKEIIEHLLTVGNEIDEVIRLIVDKAFIHVDQPDKYQSP; encoded by the coding sequence ATGCCTGATCTTCTTCTTAGGGAACTTGGGTTTTTATTTGACGACAACCCTCACCCCATGTGGGTTTTTGAAATAGCATCTTTAAAAATACTAAAGGTTAATAAAGCAGCTACTTCCCGTTACGGATATGCTGAAAAGGAATTCTTGGCGCTTACCTTGCGCGACCTGCTGGGGCCCGATAGCCTTGAAGGGTTTGATAGTTACCCGTTGGAAAATAACCTGGCGAAATCCAATTTAAATGAAGTTATCCATACCGGAACGTGGAAGCATAAATGTAAAAGCGGCGAATTTATTTTTACTGAAATTACCAGCCACGGCATAAAGTTTAAAGGGCTTGATTGCCGGATAGTTGTTGCAGGCGATGTTAGTGAAAAATTACGTTATAAGGAAGAGGCAAAAATAAGAGAACAGGAGCTGGTATGGACAAAAAACAGCCTGGAAGCACTTATAAATAACACGGAGGATCAAATCTGGTCGGTTGATAAAGAAACCCGCTACGTGTACATGAACCGCGCCTATCGTGAAAAAATTGACCATTTAACAGGCGTAGAACCAAAAGAAGGTGATTTTTCATACTTACACGGGGGGTATAATAGTGAGCGGATTGAGCGCTGGAAACACTATTATCAACGGGCGCTTTCCGGAGAAATCTATACCATAACAGACGGTTTTACAGACCCCGTAACGCAGGAGGCTCTCTCTTTCGAGGTGAGCTTTAACCCGATTTATAACACCGGGGAAGAAATTACAGGCGTGGGCTGCTTTGCACGTAATATTACCGAGCGGCTTAAAATTGAAAAAGCCATAATTGACCAAAATGAGCGCCTGCGCCACATCGCATCTTTAACGTCGCACGAATTGAGGCGGCCGGTTGCAAGTATGTTAGGGTTGATAGCGATTATGGACAAAGCGAACTTCTTTAATCCCGATAACAAGGAGATTATTGAACACTTGCTAACGGTTGGGAATGAAATTGATGAGGTGATCCGCCTGATAGTTGATAAGGCCTTTATCCACGTTGATCAGCCGGATAAATACCAGTCTCCCTGA